From Oscillospiraceae bacterium, a single genomic window includes:
- a CDS encoding AraC family transcriptional regulator has product MSWSDAPILFDPAHAIACAKSFAQATGVGCLVLNIDGEVLFEQRVTDARCDFCHRLGEITGQSPTCGQVHLYGCYQADRFGGQYLYYCCTGMAHFASPITVDGQLAGGLVGGPLLIADKEDYIVHDVLERNGLDASLFEEFQELLACFVPASPERTRHLSDLLACAARDVSARLTEECQDAVEARRQEADIHSAIRHFQKQKDGAYFYPLETERELLAALSSGDRDTARRLLSDLLGHIRLSAGDRLETVRARVLELLVLLSRAAMTGGADSEQVFFLNDRYLSEIDHLHSVEALSLWLSRIMTRFLRYVFDMTDIKHKDMMFKAVDYIKKHYVQKLTLEEVAGEVYLSPSYFSKVFKETMGSTFNAYLNRLRIEKSKLLLLSETESITDICERIGFEDQSYFTKVFKKYAGMTPARYRALRGLTEGGRGKAG; this is encoded by the coding sequence TTGTCCTGGTCCGACGCGCCGATTCTGTTTGATCCGGCACACGCCATCGCCTGTGCGAAGTCCTTTGCGCAGGCCACCGGCGTGGGATGCTTGGTGCTCAACATCGACGGAGAGGTTTTGTTTGAACAGCGGGTCACCGACGCCCGCTGTGATTTCTGTCACCGCCTGGGCGAGATCACCGGGCAGTCGCCGACGTGCGGCCAGGTGCATCTGTACGGCTGTTATCAGGCCGACCGCTTCGGCGGGCAGTATCTCTATTACTGCTGCACCGGCATGGCCCATTTTGCCTCGCCCATCACGGTGGACGGGCAGCTCGCGGGCGGGCTGGTGGGCGGTCCGCTGCTCATCGCCGACAAAGAGGACTACATCGTACACGACGTGCTGGAGAGAAACGGGCTGGACGCTTCGCTGTTTGAGGAGTTTCAAGAGCTGCTGGCCTGTTTTGTACCGGCCTCTCCCGAGCGCACGCGCCACCTGTCCGATCTGTTGGCCTGCGCGGCCCGGGATGTGTCGGCGCGGCTGACCGAGGAATGTCAGGACGCCGTGGAGGCCCGGCGGCAGGAGGCGGACATCCACTCGGCGATCCGGCATTTCCAAAAACAAAAGGACGGCGCCTATTTTTACCCGCTGGAGACAGAGCGGGAGCTGCTGGCGGCGCTCTCGTCCGGCGACAGGGACACCGCCCGGCGGCTGCTCAGCGACCTGCTGGGCCACATCCGCCTTTCCGCGGGCGACCGGCTGGAGACTGTCCGGGCGCGGGTGCTGGAGCTCCTTGTGCTGCTCTCCCGCGCGGCGATGACCGGCGGCGCCGACAGCGAGCAGGTGTTCTTTTTGAACGATCGCTATCTCTCCGAGATCGACCACCTGCACTCCGTGGAGGCGCTGTCGCTGTGGCTGTCGCGCATCATGACGCGGTTTTTGCGCTACGTGTTCGACATGACGGACATCAAGCACAAGGACATGATGTTCAAGGCGGTCGACTACATCAAGAAGCACTACGTCCAAAAACTGACGCTGGAGGAGGTGGCCGGCGAGGTGTATCTCTCGCCCTCCTACTTCAGTAAGGTGTTCAAAGAGACGATGGGGTCCACGTTCAACGCGTATTTAAACCGGCTGCGCATTGAGAAAAGTAAACTGCTGCTGTTGTCGGAGACAGAGTCCATCACAGACATCTGTGAGCGCATCGGCTTTGAGGACCAGAGTTATTTCACCAAGGTGTTTAAAAAATATGCGGGCATGACACCCGCCCGTTACCGTGCCCTGCGCGGTCTCACGGAAGGCGGCCGCGGCAAAGCCGGCTGA
- a CDS encoding DUF2493 domain-containing protein, with product MKVAVVGSRGLGDACYTVLCQHIPTGCSEIISGGAVGIDTLAERYAAEAGLRLTVIRPDYHLFDRAAPLVRNGRIVREADYVLILWDGVSRGTRHVIMTCLKTGKPYKLLLIRGSDPEEIAL from the coding sequence GTGAAGGTGGCCGTTGTGGGCTCACGCGGGTTGGGCGATGCCTGCTACACGGTGCTGTGCCAGCATATCCCGACGGGGTGCAGCGAAATCATCAGTGGCGGCGCCGTCGGGATAGACACGCTGGCGGAGCGGTACGCCGCGGAGGCAGGGCTGCGTCTCACGGTGATCCGCCCGGACTACCATCTCTTTGACCGTGCGGCGCCGCTGGTGCGCAACGGTCGGATCGTGCGGGAGGCCGACTATGTACTCATCCTGTGGGACGGCGTCTCCCGCGGGACACGCCACGTGATCATGACCTGTCTCAAGACGGGAAAACCCTACAAACTTCTGCTCATTCGGGGCAGTGACCCGGAAGAGATCGCCCTGTAA
- the rpe gene encoding ribulose-phosphate 3-epimerase: MTYRLSPSLLSADFAHLAAEMARVGAADWIHVDVMDGHFVPNLTIGPPVVRSLARAAPRPLDVHLMVERPSRLLDDFLSAAPAVLTLHVESDAPDVLKASLREIRARSAHPGITLRPGTNVEALAPYLPLCDLVLVMSVEPGFGGQSFLPGTPDRIRAVRRMLDRCRPSCELEVDGGLTLDNLPLAAEAGANVFVVGHAIFGAPDVPARTELFQRRLAALADVAGGRA; encoded by the coding sequence ATGACCTATCGGCTTTCTCCCTCCCTGCTCTCGGCCGATTTTGCGCACTTGGCGGCCGAGATGGCGCGCGTCGGTGCGGCGGATTGGATCCACGTCGACGTGATGGACGGGCACTTTGTGCCAAACCTCACAATCGGTCCGCCGGTGGTGCGGAGTTTGGCGCGTGCGGCGCCGAGGCCGCTGGATGTGCACCTGATGGTGGAGCGGCCCTCCCGGCTGTTGGACGACTTTCTGTCGGCCGCCCCCGCCGTGCTGACGCTGCATGTGGAGTCAGATGCGCCGGATGTCCTGAAGGCGTCGTTGCGGGAGATCCGCGCGCGGAGCGCGCACCCCGGGATCACGCTGCGCCCCGGCACCAACGTCGAGGCGCTGGCGCCCTATCTGCCGCTCTGTGACTTGGTGCTTGTCATGTCTGTCGAGCCGGGTTTCGGAGGGCAGTCCTTCCTGCCCGGTACGCCGGACAGGATCCGCGCGGTGCGCCGAATGCTGGACCGCTGCCGTCCCTCGTGTGAGTTGGAGGTGGACGGGGGTCTCACGCTGGACAACCTGCCCCTGGCGGCGGAGGCGGGGGCCAACGTCTTCGTGGTGGGCCACGCGATCTTCGGGGCGCCGGATGTCCCCGCGCGGACGGAGTTGTTTCAGCGCCGCCTTGCGGCGCTGGCCGACGTGGCCGGCGGCCGGGCCTAA
- a CDS encoding ATP-binding protein encodes MITRAIEESIRKEVNSGRKAVILLGARQVGKTTLTNALFGERNDVLWLNGDTSNARTLLTAQSVEQLRVIIGKHTVLVIDEAQWVPDIEIVLKLIIDNIPQVKVVATGSSSLDLAIGTSEPLTGRKRQFTLFPLSFAEMAAHHGQFAEQNLLQHRLVYGYYPDVVTSPGEERRLLQELSDSYLYKDILALDKIKKSEQLTRLLRALAFQIGSQVSYTELGQLCGLDNKTVEKYLTILEQTFVVFRLRSYARNLRNELKTSRKIYFTDNGIRNALIADFRPVELRDDVGKLWENYLVSERFKRNSYAESYANPWFWRTSSQQEIDYIEEQDGHLSAYEFKWNPSAKTKQPKTFLEAYANRSFAVVHRDNFVEFLM; translated from the coding sequence ATGATTACACGCGCGATTGAAGAAAGCATTCGCAAAGAGGTCAATTCCGGCAGAAAAGCGGTCATTCTGCTCGGAGCGCGGCAGGTGGGCAAGACAACGCTCACAAACGCACTCTTTGGTGAGCGCAACGATGTGCTGTGGCTGAATGGCGATACGTCAAATGCCCGCACGCTGCTGACCGCGCAGAGCGTGGAACAGCTGCGCGTCATAATCGGCAAACATACTGTACTCGTCATCGACGAGGCACAGTGGGTTCCCGACATTGAAATTGTGCTGAAGCTCATTATCGACAATATCCCGCAGGTCAAAGTTGTAGCGACGGGCAGCTCGTCGCTCGACTTGGCTATCGGAACGTCCGAACCGCTGACGGGACGCAAACGGCAGTTTACTCTGTTTCCGCTTTCGTTTGCGGAGATGGCTGCCCATCACGGGCAGTTCGCGGAACAAAATCTGCTCCAGCATAGGCTTGTCTATGGCTATTACCCCGACGTCGTCACTTCGCCGGGCGAGGAACGCCGCCTGTTGCAGGAGTTATCCGACAGCTATCTCTACAAGGACATTCTTGCGCTTGATAAAATCAAGAAGTCGGAGCAGCTCACGCGCTTGCTCCGTGCGCTGGCGTTCCAAATCGGCTCGCAGGTGTCGTACACAGAGCTTGGGCAGCTGTGCGGGCTTGACAACAAAACTGTCGAGAAATATCTCACGATTTTGGAGCAGACGTTCGTGGTTTTCCGGCTTCGCTCATACGCGCGCAATTTGCGAAACGAACTGAAAACAAGCCGCAAAATCTACTTCACGGACAATGGCATCCGCAACGCGTTGATTGCGGATTTTCGCCCTGTAGAGCTGCGCGACGATGTGGGCAAGTTGTGGGAGAATTATCTCGTAAGTGAGCGATTCAAACGCAATTCATACGCCGAAAGCTACGCAAATCCATGGTTTTGGCGCACATCGTCACAGCAGGAAATCGATTATATCGAGGAACAGGACGGTCATTTGTCTGCGTACGAGTTCAAATGGAATCCGTCCGCGAAAACCAAACAGCCAAAGACGTTTTTAGAAGCCTATGCCAATCGCTCTTTCGCTGTGGTGCATCGGGACAACTTTGTGGAGTTTTTGATGTAG
- the adhE gene encoding bifunctional acetaldehyde-CoA/alcohol dehydrogenase, producing the protein MSRTYPLVDSVDALQDAFRRVRAAQTVFAGYTQEQVDPIFRAAASRAAKARIPLAKAAVEETGMGLLEDKVVKNLYASEYVYNAYKDVKTCGVIERDAAAGFQRIAEPVGVIAAVIPTTNPTSTAIFKALLALKTRNGIVFSPHPRAKACTIAAARLVLEAAVEAGAPADVIGWIDVPSLDLTNLVMREADLILATGGPGMVRAAYGSGKPAVGVGAGNVPAVIDDSADIALAVSSIIHSKTFDNGMICASEQSVIVLAPVYDAVKREFIARGCHFLGANEIDKVRKTLLINGALNARIVGQSAPKIAALAGIQVPETTKILIGEVESVALSEEFAHEKLSPVLAMYRAGNFEDALSKAERLVADGGLGHTASIYLDPGVRRDRLDAFTARMRTGRVLLNTPSSQGGIGDLYNFKLAPSLTLGCGSWGGNSVSENVGVKHLLNIKIVAERRENMLWFRAPGKIYLKRGCLPTALTEIGRELRRTRVFIVTDTFLYENGCTSAVTRKLDELGLTHTVFHRVEPDPTLACAREGARQMADFRPDCIVALGGGSAMDAAKIMWVLYEHPEADFSDMAMRFMDIRKRVYGFPKMGEKAYFIAVPTTAGTGSEVTPFAVITDECTGIKYPLADYELLPNMAVVDADLMMNAPPGLTAASGIDAVTHALEAYASLLATDYTDAMALGALKLLFAHLPRAYERGAQDPEAREKTANAATMAGMAFANAFLGVCHSMAHKLGAFHHLPHGVANALLICETIRFNAAEAPTRMGTFPQYDHPRARARYAAVADALGLPGRDEAAKVESLLGALEALKARIGIRPTIRGYGVDEAAFLSRLDEMAEQAFDDQCTGANPRYPLIGEIRQMYLNAYYGPDAPSQRRAKEETV; encoded by the coding sequence ATGAGTCGGACATATCCCCTCGTGGACAGCGTGGACGCGCTGCAAGACGCATTTCGGCGTGTGCGGGCGGCCCAGACGGTCTTCGCCGGTTATACCCAGGAACAGGTCGATCCTATCTTTCGGGCGGCCGCTTCCCGCGCGGCCAAAGCGCGCATCCCCCTCGCCAAGGCAGCGGTCGAAGAGACCGGCATGGGTCTTCTCGAAGACAAGGTTGTCAAAAATCTCTACGCCAGCGAATATGTCTACAACGCGTACAAAGACGTGAAGACCTGCGGCGTGATCGAGCGGGACGCCGCCGCCGGTTTTCAGCGCATCGCCGAACCAGTGGGCGTGATCGCGGCGGTCATCCCGACCACAAACCCCACTTCCACCGCGATTTTCAAGGCGCTGCTCGCCCTCAAGACCCGCAACGGGATCGTCTTCAGCCCGCACCCCCGCGCCAAGGCGTGCACGATCGCGGCGGCCCGGCTGGTCCTGGAGGCCGCGGTCGAGGCCGGCGCGCCCGCGGACGTCATCGGGTGGATCGACGTGCCGAGCCTCGATCTCACAAACCTCGTCATGCGGGAGGCCGATCTCATCCTCGCGACGGGCGGCCCCGGCATGGTCCGGGCGGCCTACGGGAGCGGCAAACCCGCCGTCGGCGTCGGCGCGGGCAACGTGCCCGCCGTCATCGACGACTCGGCCGACATCGCGCTCGCGGTGAGCTCGATCATCCACTCCAAGACCTTCGACAACGGCATGATCTGCGCCTCTGAGCAGTCGGTCATCGTGCTGGCTCCCGTCTACGACGCCGTGAAACGGGAGTTCATCGCGCGCGGATGCCATTTCCTGGGGGCGAACGAGATCGACAAGGTGCGAAAGACCCTCCTGATCAACGGCGCGCTGAACGCCAGGATCGTCGGGCAAAGCGCCCCGAAGATCGCCGCCCTCGCGGGCATTCAGGTACCGGAGACGACAAAGATCCTCATCGGCGAGGTGGAGAGTGTGGCGCTCTCGGAGGAGTTTGCGCACGAAAAGCTCTCTCCCGTGCTGGCCATGTACCGGGCCGGGAACTTCGAGGACGCGCTTTCCAAGGCGGAGCGCCTGGTGGCGGACGGCGGACTCGGCCACACCGCGTCGATCTACCTGGACCCCGGCGTGCGGCGGGACCGGCTGGACGCCTTCACCGCGCGGATGCGCACCGGCCGCGTCCTCCTCAACACACCCTCCTCCCAGGGGGGCATCGGGGATCTCTACAACTTCAAGCTGGCGCCCTCGCTGACGCTGGGCTGCGGCTCGTGGGGCGGCAACTCGGTCAGTGAAAACGTGGGCGTCAAACACCTGCTGAACATCAAGATCGTCGCCGAGAGGAGAGAGAACATGCTCTGGTTCCGCGCGCCCGGAAAGATCTATCTCAAACGGGGCTGTCTGCCCACGGCGCTCACGGAGATCGGGCGCGAGCTCCGCCGGACGCGCGTCTTCATCGTGACGGACACGTTTTTATACGAGAACGGCTGCACGTCGGCCGTCACGCGCAAGTTGGACGAGCTGGGCCTCACGCACACCGTCTTCCACCGAGTGGAGCCGGATCCGACACTGGCCTGCGCCCGCGAGGGCGCGCGGCAGATGGCGGACTTCCGGCCGGACTGCATCGTCGCGCTGGGCGGCGGCTCGGCGATGGACGCGGCCAAGATCATGTGGGTGCTCTACGAACACCCCGAGGCGGACTTCTCCGACATGGCGATGCGTTTCATGGACATCCGCAAGCGGGTCTACGGCTTTCCGAAGATGGGCGAAAAAGCCTACTTCATCGCCGTCCCGACGACGGCCGGCACGGGCTCCGAGGTCACGCCGTTCGCCGTCATCACGGATGAATGTACCGGCATCAAATATCCGCTGGCCGACTACGAACTGCTGCCGAACATGGCCGTTGTGGATGCGGATCTCATGATGAACGCCCCGCCGGGGCTCACCGCCGCGTCCGGGATCGACGCCGTCACGCACGCGCTGGAGGCCTACGCCTCCCTGCTGGCCACCGACTACACCGACGCGATGGCCCTCGGCGCGCTGAAGCTCCTGTTTGCCCACCTGCCCCGCGCCTACGAGCGCGGGGCGCAGGACCCGGAGGCCCGCGAGAAGACCGCAAACGCCGCCACGATGGCGGGGATGGCCTTTGCCAACGCCTTCCTCGGCGTATGCCACTCGATGGCGCACAAGCTTGGCGCTTTCCACCATCTGCCCCACGGCGTGGCCAACGCGCTGCTCATCTGTGAGACCATCCGCTTCAACGCCGCCGAGGCGCCGACGCGGATGGGAACCTTCCCGCAGTACGATCACCCCCGCGCCCGGGCGCGCTATGCCGCCGTCGCCGACGCACTCGGCCTGCCGGGTCGGGACGAGGCCGCCAAGGTCGAGAGTCTGCTTGGGGCGCTGGAGGCGCTGAAGGCGCGTATCGGCATCCGACCAACCATCCGCGGCTACGGCGTGGACGAGGCCGCTTTCCTGAGCCGTCTCGACGAGATGGCGGAGCAGGCCTTCGACGACCAGTGCACCGGCGCGAACCCGCGCTATCCGCTCATCGGCGAGATCCGTCAGATGTATCTGAACGCCTACTACGGCCCGGACGCGCCCTCCCAGCGCCGGGCGAAGGAGGAGACAGTATGA
- a CDS encoding phosphotransferase produces the protein MKLEHVLAARPTKTIYRDGDLAIKLFQEGYSAADVLNEALNHEIVYEAGVRVPRLDAVTKIDGRWAIVLAFVEGQTLTQRIEEAPDKAEAYLAQMVDIQLEIHRFTAERLRHHTDKMHAKIRKSGLDATTRYELHTRLDGLPRHSKLCHGDFTPGNVILTSSGNPYVIDWSHATQGNASADAARTYLRFKLAGPRYDAYAETYLDLFCQKSDTARQYVQKWLAIVAASQLVKGNPEERALLLSWVSVVEYE, from the coding sequence ATGAAGCTGGAGCATGTGCTCGCGGCGCGGCCGACGAAGACCATCTACCGGGACGGGGACCTCGCGATCAAGCTCTTTCAAGAGGGGTACTCCGCCGCGGACGTACTGAACGAGGCTCTGAACCACGAGATCGTCTACGAGGCCGGGGTGCGCGTGCCGCGGCTGGACGCCGTGACAAAGATCGACGGCCGCTGGGCCATTGTGCTCGCGTTTGTCGAGGGGCAAACGCTGACGCAGCGCATCGAAGAGGCCCCCGACAAGGCAGAGGCGTATCTCGCGCAGATGGTCGACATCCAGCTGGAGATCCATCGCTTCACGGCCGAGCGGCTGCGCCATCACACGGACAAGATGCACGCGAAGATCCGCAAATCGGGTCTCGACGCCACGACGCGCTACGAGCTGCACACCCGTCTCGACGGGCTGCCGCGACATTCGAAGCTCTGCCACGGCGATTTCACGCCGGGCAACGTGATCCTCACGTCTTCCGGCAACCCCTATGTCATCGACTGGTCGCACGCCACGCAGGGCAACGCCTCGGCCGACGCGGCCCGCACCTACCTGCGCTTCAAACTGGCCGGGCCCCGCTACGACGCGTACGCGGAGACCTATCTCGACCTCTTCTGTCAGAAGAGCGACACGGCCCGGCAGTATGTGCAGAAGTGGCTGGCCATCGTCGCCGCCTCCCAGCTCGTCAAAGGCAACCCCGAGGAGCGGGCGCTTCTGCTCTCCTGGGTAAGCGTCGTGGAGTACGAGTAG